One window of the Lycorma delicatula isolate Av1 chromosome 3, ASM4794821v1, whole genome shotgun sequence genome contains the following:
- the LOC142320887 gene encoding uncharacterized protein LOC142320887, protein MRNEELNREFQDKQVSLMQHQNNLHQPNGLPQQNMMIHQQPNALQQQIGVMPQQIVQHPNEIPIVQSPTLNGQYSVPVRVPSVQIPTLKALMPSPVQEPKHLNAMELIIRPEETPAQKAEKSNEAFEKLLQFMTIMGQVDAYISEKTQSALRTIAKIAEENTENKNRF, encoded by the exons ATGAGGAATGAAGAATTAAacagag aatttcaaGATAAACAAGTTTCTCTCATGCAACATCAAAACAATCTGCATCAGCCAAATGGTCTACCACAGCAAAATATGATGATACATCAGCAACCTAATGCACTTCAACAACAAATCGGTGTGATGCCACAGCAGATTGTACAACACCCAAATGAAATACCGATAGTTCAATCACCAACTTTAAATGGTCAATATTCAGTACCAGTAAGAGTGCCATCAGTTCAAATACCTACACTGAAAGCACTGATGCCATCACCAGTTCAAGAACCAAAGCACTTAAATGCAATGGAACTTATTATTCGACCAGAAGAAACACCAGCTCAGAAAGCTGAAAAATCAAATGAAGCATTTGAAAAACTGTTGCAGTTCATGACCATTATGGGACAAGTTGATGCATACATCTCAGAAAAAACTCAGTCTGCTCTCAGAACTATAGCTAAAATAGCTGAGGagaacactgaaaataaaaatagattttag